A region from the Halobacillus mangrovi genome encodes:
- a CDS encoding HTH-type transcriptional regulator Hpr: protein MKDKISKREAIFYSHKMAQLSKALWKAIEKDWQEWIKPFKLNINEHHILWISYHLKGASISEISKYGVMHVSTAFNFSKKLEERGLLQFSKRENDKRNTYVELTEEGVELLEATLSEYNPDDNSVLRGVLPMTEMYGKLPEFLDLSALIKEIYGDEYMEILERSLESIETDSVINQPTDLETYKKQKPKSS from the coding sequence ATGAAAGATAAAATTTCCAAACGGGAGGCAATTTTTTATAGTCATAAAATGGCGCAACTTTCTAAAGCTCTTTGGAAAGCCATTGAAAAGGATTGGCAAGAATGGATCAAGCCTTTCAAACTTAATATCAATGAGCACCATATCCTATGGATTTCTTACCATTTAAAAGGGGCCAGTATCTCTGAAATTTCGAAGTACGGGGTTATGCACGTGTCTACAGCATTCAATTTCTCCAAAAAGCTTGAAGAAAGAGGGTTATTACAATTCTCTAAGCGAGAAAATGATAAGCGTAACACATATGTGGAACTGACCGAGGAAGGTGTGGAGTTGTTAGAGGCTACATTATCAGAATATAACCCTGACGATAACTCAGTATTAAGAGGCGTACTTCCGATGACAGAAATGTATGGCAAGCTCCCTGAATTTCTGGATTTATCTGCGTTAATTAAGGAAATCTATGGGGACGAGTATATGGAAATTCTAGAGCGTTCCTTAGAGAGTATTGAAACGGATTCAGTAATCAATCAGCCAACAGACCTAGAAACGTATAAGAAACAAAAACCAAAATCGTCTTAA
- a CDS encoding ABC transporter permease — MELIPKIPVAEWISSATDWITDTFEFLFDFIKNDFGDFIEMFAEDWLMSIPIWLFILIVGVVAFFISGKKFGLAAFSVIGLWFISNQELWSELMNTFTLVIFASLISVIIGVPFGIWMAKSKVVESILTPILDFMQTMPAFVYLIPAVAFFSIGMVPGVFASVIFATPPTVRFTNLGIRQVSHELIEASDSFGTTGTQKLFKVQLPMAKKTIMAGINQTVMLALSMVVIASMIGAKGLGQTVITGLQRAEVGTGFVAGLGIVILAIIIDRFTQNLNTQRGEQ, encoded by the coding sequence ATGGAATTGATTCCTAAGATTCCTGTAGCGGAATGGATTTCTTCTGCTACGGATTGGATTACAGATACGTTCGAATTTCTATTTGATTTTATTAAGAATGATTTTGGTGACTTTATTGAAATGTTCGCAGAAGATTGGCTGATGAGTATCCCAATCTGGCTCTTTATCTTAATTGTTGGTGTTGTAGCATTCTTTATATCCGGTAAAAAGTTTGGTTTGGCAGCTTTCTCAGTCATTGGTCTCTGGTTTATTTCCAACCAGGAGCTTTGGTCAGAATTGATGAATACATTTACGCTCGTGATATTTGCGAGTTTAATTTCAGTCATAATTGGAGTTCCATTCGGTATTTGGATGGCTAAAAGTAAAGTGGTAGAAAGTATCCTTACGCCCATCCTCGACTTCATGCAGACGATGCCGGCGTTCGTTTACTTGATTCCGGCTGTTGCATTTTTCAGTATCGGTATGGTTCCGGGTGTATTTGCATCCGTTATTTTCGCAACACCTCCGACGGTTCGTTTTACAAACTTAGGAATCCGTCAAGTATCTCATGAATTAATTGAAGCGTCTGATTCATTTGGAACAACCGGAACACAAAAACTATTTAAAGTTCAATTGCCAATGGCTAAGAAAACGATCATGGCAGGGATTAACCAAACAGTCATGCTTGCTCTATCTATGGTTGTTATTGCATCCATGATCGGTGCGAAAGGACTTGGACAAACGGTTATTACTGGACTTCAGCGTGCAGAGGTCGGTACAGGCTTTGTAGCAGGTCTAGGTATTGTAATTTTAGCTATTATCATCGACCGCTTTACACAGAACTTAAATACTCAACGCGGTGAACAATAA
- a CDS encoding quaternary amine ABC transporter ATP-binding protein — translation MPIIQVENLSKIFGKQAKKATKYLDEGLSKEEILQKTGNTVGVNRASFDVEEGEIFVIMGLSGSGKSTLVRLINRLIEPTEGSVYIDGQDLAQMDKKNLREVRRQKLSMVFQRFALFPHRTVLENAEFGLEVQGVDKDKRKEKAQKSLEMVGLGDYIHQFPGQLSGGMQQRVGLARALANDPEVLLMDEAFSALDPLIRKEMQDELLELQESMKKTILFITHDLDEALRIGDRIALMKDGKIVQIGTPEEILVNPANDYVEKFVEDVDRSKVLSAEHIMKRPETVDIEKHGPRTALERMRKEGLSTIYVTDAKRNLKGYVTADDVSEAVQKDAKDLKSILRTDIPKVEKDTSMNEIFDVIHDAPVPVAVVEDGKLRGIIVRGAVIAALAGSEVNLNGIDS, via the coding sequence GTGCCGATCATACAGGTAGAAAACTTGTCCAAAATATTTGGTAAGCAAGCAAAGAAAGCTACTAAATATTTGGACGAAGGTTTATCCAAAGAAGAGATATTACAGAAAACAGGCAATACCGTTGGGGTAAATCGGGCATCCTTTGATGTAGAAGAAGGAGAAATATTCGTCATCATGGGATTATCCGGAAGTGGTAAATCCACGCTCGTTCGTTTAATTAACCGATTGATCGAACCAACGGAAGGCAGCGTGTACATCGATGGTCAGGACTTAGCGCAAATGGATAAGAAAAATCTTCGGGAAGTCCGCCGTCAAAAGCTAAGCATGGTTTTCCAACGATTTGCTTTGTTTCCACACCGTACCGTTCTTGAAAATGCTGAATTCGGTCTTGAGGTGCAAGGGGTGGACAAGGATAAACGTAAGGAAAAAGCACAAAAGTCACTTGAAATGGTAGGGCTGGGAGACTATATCCATCAATTCCCTGGCCAACTATCAGGTGGGATGCAGCAGCGTGTCGGTTTAGCCCGTGCACTTGCAAACGATCCAGAAGTACTGCTTATGGACGAAGCTTTTTCTGCACTTGACCCACTCATCAGAAAAGAGATGCAGGATGAACTGCTTGAGCTTCAAGAGTCTATGAAAAAGACTATCCTCTTCATCACTCACGACCTTGATGAAGCACTAAGGATCGGTGATCGTATCGCATTAATGAAGGACGGAAAAATCGTCCAAATCGGTACACCGGAAGAGATTCTAGTTAACCCTGCCAATGATTATGTTGAAAAATTCGTTGAAGACGTTGATCGTTCTAAAGTGCTATCAGCAGAGCACATTATGAAACGTCCAGAAACTGTTGATATTGAGAAGCATGGACCTAGAACAGCGCTTGAGCGGATGCGGAAAGAAGGACTATCTACAATTTATGTCACAGATGCGAAGCGTAACTTGAAAGGCTATGTGACCGCTGACGACGTATCAGAAGCTGTCCAGAAGGATGCGAAAGATCTGAAATCGATTCTTCGTACTGACATTCCCAAAGTGGAAAAAGATACTTCTATGAATGAGATTTTCGATGTGATTCATGATGCGCCAGTTCCTGTAGCAGTCGTTGAAGACGGCAAGCTGCGAGGAATTATCGTAAGAGGTGCTGTTATTGCTGCATTAGCTGGAAGTGAGGTGAACTTAAATGGAATTGATTCCTAA
- a CDS encoding DUF3267 domain-containing protein: MMNCWKTVNINKEFGLNRLYLMSFLTGLLSFLLLYLPFSMFHGTHDMKDHGFLPLLVILFFLPSMHRLMHILPLILFYKRLRVNFKFRKRVIPTFTYQCKSKLSKQTSIMMALAPTLFITIPALIMACVFPKYYAYLILFASVNIGISFSDYLYLNYFARAPRKCIIENAKEGYDILVQQREA, encoded by the coding sequence ATGATGAATTGCTGGAAAACAGTGAACATCAACAAAGAATTCGGTCTTAACCGCTTATACCTGATGTCGTTTTTGACTGGACTATTGTCCTTTCTACTATTATATTTACCGTTTTCTATGTTCCATGGCACTCACGATATGAAAGACCACGGCTTTTTGCCACTTCTTGTCATATTGTTTTTCTTGCCATCTATGCATCGACTTATGCATATTTTGCCGCTCATTCTCTTTTATAAGAGACTTCGAGTGAACTTTAAATTCAGAAAACGTGTTATTCCAACGTTCACTTACCAATGCAAATCCAAGCTATCAAAACAGACATCGATCATGATGGCGCTGGCACCGACGTTGTTCATTACCATTCCAGCACTCATCATGGCCTGTGTCTTCCCTAAGTACTATGCGTATTTAATCTTGTTTGCATCTGTAAATATTGGAATATCTTTTTCTGACTATCTCTATTTGAATTATTTTGCAAGAGCCCCGCGTAAATGCATTATCGAGAATGCGAAAGAAGGCTACGACATCCTTGTACAACAGCGTGAAGCTTAA
- a CDS encoding GbsR/MarR family transcriptional regulator: MVLKDHQSLEDIHTKVIHEFSKTLEMFGLTPADARLFVTLYINRSPMTLDEMSEALGKSKTSMSTGVRGLVDQGLVERVWKKGVRKDLYQANENLYKNFMSSYIKKWQKAAYEQEGSLKGIENDLKVRYQDFSKDDEINKANNLYKRIEDMIKFHELIMRAFQEINPNASSY, encoded by the coding sequence ATGGTATTAAAAGATCACCAATCACTAGAAGACATTCATACAAAAGTCATACACGAGTTTTCAAAAACACTCGAGATGTTCGGATTAACGCCAGCCGATGCTCGATTATTCGTAACGTTATATATTAATCGTTCTCCAATGACATTGGATGAAATGAGTGAAGCACTAGGAAAGAGTAAAACTTCTATGAGTACAGGCGTACGCGGACTGGTTGATCAGGGGCTGGTCGAACGTGTATGGAAAAAAGGGGTACGAAAAGACCTCTATCAAGCAAATGAAAACCTTTATAAGAATTTCATGTCTTCCTATATAAAGAAATGGCAAAAGGCAGCCTATGAGCAAGAGGGTTCATTAAAAGGGATTGAAAACGATCTAAAAGTTCGTTATCAGGATTTTTCAAAGGATGACGAAATAAATAAAGCAAATAACCTCTATAAGCGCATTGAAGATATGATAAAATTCCATGAGTTAATTATGCGTGCGTTTCAAGAAATTAACCCCAATGCAAGCTCCTACTAA